In a genomic window of Sarcophilus harrisii chromosome 4, mSarHar1.11, whole genome shotgun sequence:
- the LOC116423571 gene encoding serine/arginine repetitive matrix protein 1-like — MATTRQDPGPSRTKRAPSKHPPSSETRGETEAAEGGLQGGELPASGAAGQVSGAEPAPRGEQPLARGAHEFRRAQRPPPSRCLPPPPPPSRCLPPPPPPGGRSWEAQSPPPTLGAAALLAALLVLQRRPWEGGGLRAGPEEEEEREEAGEGQPEGGFFPLLLRPSPAPRRAQEARTSHPPSRPWLPEQPPKPRSKHGVTHRAGTRPLPWCKQGYGSAKHHQELTDFSARGQHVQSPSPPVYPARVSHMLQSSPCPPEGPKCRSCGSPGGGFLATRSHLHPAHSFSIWPVGGPCPPSPGGRAPSRPLGGAELPRIRPDSAWDP; from the exons ATGGCGACCACGCG ccaagaccCAGGACCAAGCAGAACTAAACGAGCGCCGAGCAAGCATCCTCCGAGCTCGGAGACGCGAGGAGAGACGGAGGCGGCGGAGGGCGGCCTGCAGGGCGGCGAGCTCCCCGCCTCCGGAGCAGCGGGGCAGGTAAGCGGGGCAGAGCCGGCTCCCCGGGGGGAGCAGCCGCTGGCCCGGGGAGCTCACGAGTTCCGCAGGGCGCAGCGGCCCCCTCCCTCCCGCTGCCTGCCCCCTCCGCCCCCTCCCTCCCGCTGcctgcccccccctccccctcccggggGCCGGTCCTGGGAAGCccagtcccccccccccaccctcggGGCAGCCGCCCTGCTCGCCGCCCTGCTGGTGCTGCAGAGGAGACCCTGGGAAGGGGGAGGGCTTCGGGCCGgcccggaggaggaggaggagagggaggaggcgGGGGAGGGGCAGCCAGAGGGGggtttcttcccccttctcctgcGGCCTTCACCCGCTCCGCGCCGCGCACAGGAGGCCAGGACCTCCCATCCCCCATCCCGCCCCTGGCTTCCGGAGCAGCCCCCTAAGCCACGCAGCAAGCACGGTGTGACACACCGGGCCGGCACTCGGCCGCTGCCCTGGTGTAAGCAAGGCTACGGAAGCGCCAAACATCACCAGGAGTTGACCGATTTCTCCGCCAGGGGGCAACACGTCCAATCCCCCAGCCCTCCTGTCTATCCAGCCCGGGTCTCCCACATGCTGCAGTCCTCCCCCTGCCCACCAGAGGGCCCTAAATGCCGGTCCTGCGGCTCCCCAGGCGGAGGTTTCCTAGCAACTAGAAGCCATCTCCATCCTGctcattccttctccatctggCCAGTGGGGGGCCCTTGTCCGCCCTCTCCTGGGGGCCGCGCGCCCTCTCGCCCTCTCGGCGGGGCAGAGCTCCCCAGGATCCGCCCCGATTCTGCCTGGGATCCATGA